A single genomic interval of Mucilaginibacter robiniae harbors:
- the lpxD gene encoding UDP-3-O-(3-hydroxymyristoyl)glucosamine N-acyltransferase, whose product MQFTALEISLLLKGTVEGDPQKTVSQLAKIEEAKKGCLSFLANPKYEQYLYTTQASVVIVNKDLNLTEPVQATLIRTDNAYSAFSVLLEKFNSLRLNKSGIEQPCFIHPSATIGNNVYIGAFAYIGADVKIGDNCKIYPHAYVGDNVVLGDTVTLFAGAKVYFDCVIGNQVIIHSGAVIGSDGFGFAPSADGTYNKISQIGNVVVEDSVEIGSNTTIDRATMGSTLIRKGVKLDNLIQIAHNVEIGSNTVIAAQTGVSGSTKIEENATIGGQVGIVGHISIAKGTQIQAKTGVNRTIKEPGKKWGGAILQPYQEHLRSQVIVQQLPELKKRIEELEKIIAELRKQQEIQ is encoded by the coding sequence ATGCAATTTACTGCTCTGGAAATAAGTTTGCTGCTGAAAGGTACGGTTGAAGGCGACCCGCAAAAAACCGTTAGCCAATTGGCCAAAATTGAAGAAGCTAAAAAAGGATGCCTATCTTTTTTAGCTAATCCGAAATATGAGCAGTATTTATATACTACTCAAGCCTCGGTAGTTATTGTCAATAAAGACCTTAATCTTACCGAGCCGGTGCAAGCTACCCTGATTCGTACTGATAATGCTTACAGCGCTTTTTCTGTACTGCTTGAAAAATTCAATTCCCTGCGGCTTAATAAAAGCGGTATTGAGCAACCTTGCTTTATACACCCTTCAGCTACTATAGGTAACAACGTATATATTGGAGCTTTTGCTTACATTGGTGCTGATGTAAAAATTGGCGATAATTGTAAAATATATCCGCACGCTTATGTGGGCGATAACGTGGTTCTTGGTGATACGGTTACGCTATTTGCCGGTGCCAAAGTATATTTTGATTGTGTAATTGGTAATCAAGTTATTATACATTCGGGCGCTGTTATAGGCAGTGATGGATTTGGCTTTGCACCTTCGGCCGATGGTACTTACAACAAAATAAGCCAGATAGGCAACGTTGTCGTTGAAGATTCGGTTGAAATAGGTTCCAATACTACCATTGACCGTGCTACCATGGGGTCAACCCTGATACGTAAAGGTGTGAAGTTAGATAACCTGATACAAATAGCCCATAATGTTGAAATAGGCTCTAACACCGTAATTGCAGCGCAAACTGGTGTTTCGGGAAGTACCAAAATAGAAGAAAATGCTACCATTGGTGGCCAGGTAGGTATAGTAGGGCACATTAGCATAGCTAAAGGCACGCAAATACAAGCAAAAACCGGCGTTAACCGAACTATTAAAGAACCCGGTAAAAAGTGGGGTGGTGCCATATTACAACCTTACCAGGAACATTTACGCTCACAGGTTATTGTACAGCAATTGCCTGAATTGAAAAAACGAATAGAAGAACTGGAAAAAATTATCGCTGAGCTGCGCAAACAACAGGAAATACAATAA
- a CDS encoding YihY/virulence factor BrkB family protein: MKGLSKEYFKRLWTVLKASFSSFSDDNGLKLSASLAYYTIFSLAPLLILVLSLAGIFLGKEATSASNSLYHQISHYVGADAGKQIQDIIKNLQFSGKSGLALVSGIVTLLIGASSIFLEIQDSLNTIWRVKAKPKRGWIKILQNRFLSFSLIVSLGFMLLASLLVNIIVNAVSNKLTHFLPAITERLIEIVNLGISFLVISTLFGIIFKVLPDVKIKWSDVRSGAIFTAILFMVGQLLISIYLKYSAQGSAYGAAGSIIVLLLWIYYTAAILYIGAEFTQVYAEAKGSHIEPADYAVHVQQTEVEKDVDKLPLQNPELQGQLKTDK, from the coding sequence ATGAAAGGACTTAGTAAAGAATATTTTAAAAGATTATGGACCGTTTTAAAAGCCTCGTTCTCCAGCTTTTCTGATGATAATGGCTTAAAACTAAGTGCTTCTTTAGCTTACTACACTATATTCTCATTAGCTCCGTTGTTAATTTTAGTACTTTCATTAGCCGGCATATTTCTGGGTAAAGAAGCTACTTCGGCTAGCAATAGCCTTTACCATCAAATAAGCCACTATGTAGGTGCTGATGCCGGTAAACAGATACAGGATATTATAAAAAATTTGCAGTTTTCAGGTAAATCAGGTTTAGCATTGGTTTCAGGTATCGTTACCCTGCTTATTGGTGCCAGCAGTATTTTTCTGGAAATACAAGATTCATTAAACACTATTTGGCGGGTAAAAGCCAAACCTAAACGCGGCTGGATTAAAATATTACAAAACCGCTTCTTGTCGTTTTCATTAATTGTAAGTTTAGGCTTTATGTTACTGGCTTCGTTGCTGGTAAACATTATAGTAAATGCGGTAAGCAACAAATTAACCCACTTTTTGCCTGCCATAACCGAGCGCTTGATTGAAATCGTCAACTTGGGTATATCGTTTTTAGTAATATCTACATTGTTCGGTATCATATTTAAAGTATTGCCCGATGTAAAAATCAAATGGAGTGATGTACGTTCGGGTGCTATATTTACAGCTATATTGTTTATGGTTGGTCAGTTACTGATTAGTATTTATTTAAAATATTCGGCTCAGGGTTCAGCTTATGGCGCAGCGGGCTCCATCATCGTATTGTTGCTTTGGATTTACTATACAGCAGCCATACTATACATCGGTGCGGAATTTACCCAGGTATATGCCGAGGCTAAAGGCAGCCATATTGAACCTGCTGATTATGCCGTACATGTTCAGCAAACTGAAGTAGAAAAAGATGTTGATAAATTGCCTCTGCAAAATCCTGAACTGCAAGGCCAGTTAAAGACAGATAAGTAG
- the porX gene encoding T9SS response regulator signal transducer PorX, whose amino-acid sequence MQETTILWADDEIDLLKPHILFLNEKGYKVKTVTNGMDAVDAFRSNYYDLVFLDENMPGLTGLETLSQIKSINNDIPVVLITKNEEEPMMEDAIGSRIDDYLIKPVNPKQVLLTVKKLTENKRLVTEKTTMAYQQDFRSLGMTLNDNLNYQEWVDVYKKLIYWELELERLEDAGMHEILTLQKAEANVQFCKFIEKNYLNWLKNPDQAPILSHQLFKKKVFPKLDNVPVFFILIDNLRYDQFRIINPIISEYFRLEEEDTYYSILPTATQYARNAIFAGLMPLDMEKRFPGMWQNDEDEGGKNLHEESFLGDNLKRTLRKDCKFSYHKILNIDEGRALNDSVNNLMGNELNVVVYNFVDMLSHARTDMQMIRELASDDAAYRSLTLSWFEHSPLLDLLKFLSQKQVKVIITTDHGTIRVKTPSKIIGDKNTNTNLRYKQGKNLNFNAKEVFHIRNPHDAMLPKLHVSSSFAFAKEDSYFVYPNNYNHFVNFYNETFQHGGISLEEMIIPVVTYGVK is encoded by the coding sequence ATGCAGGAAACTACGATACTCTGGGCTGATGATGAGATTGATTTATTGAAGCCTCATATATTATTTTTAAATGAAAAAGGCTACAAAGTAAAAACTGTAACCAATGGTATGGATGCAGTAGATGCTTTTCGTAGCAACTATTACGACTTGGTTTTTCTGGATGAAAATATGCCTGGGCTTACCGGATTGGAAACCCTTTCACAAATTAAAAGCATTAACAACGATATACCGGTAGTACTGATTACCAAAAATGAGGAAGAGCCCATGATGGAAGATGCCATAGGCTCGCGCATTGATGATTATTTGATTAAGCCCGTTAACCCGAAACAGGTACTGCTAACGGTTAAAAAGCTAACTGAAAATAAACGCCTGGTTACGGAAAAAACTACCATGGCCTACCAGCAGGACTTTAGAAGCCTGGGTATGACCCTGAATGATAACCTGAACTATCAGGAATGGGTGGATGTATATAAAAAGCTAATTTATTGGGAACTTGAACTGGAGCGACTGGAAGACGCCGGCATGCACGAAATTTTGACGCTGCAAAAAGCTGAGGCCAACGTACAGTTTTGCAAGTTTATTGAAAAGAACTATCTGAACTGGCTCAAAAACCCGGATCAGGCACCTATACTATCGCACCAGCTATTTAAAAAGAAGGTTTTTCCAAAGCTGGATAATGTGCCGGTGTTTTTTATATTGATTGATAATTTACGGTACGATCAGTTCCGGATTATCAACCCGATTATATCTGAGTACTTCAGGTTGGAAGAGGAAGATACTTACTACAGTATTTTACCTACAGCTACCCAATATGCACGTAACGCCATATTTGCCGGTTTGATGCCGTTAGACATGGAAAAGCGTTTTCCGGGTATGTGGCAGAACGACGAGGATGAAGGTGGTAAAAACTTGCACGAAGAAAGTTTTCTGGGCGATAACCTTAAACGTACCCTGCGCAAAGATTGTAAATTCTCGTACCATAAAATACTGAACATTGATGAAGGGCGTGCTTTAAATGACTCGGTAAATAACTTAATGGGTAATGAGCTGAATGTAGTAGTGTACAACTTTGTCGATATGTTATCGCACGCCCGTACCGATATGCAAATGATACGTGAGTTGGCTAGTGATGATGCCGCTTACCGTTCACTTACGCTATCCTGGTTTGAGCATTCACCATTGCTGGATTTGCTAAAATTCCTGTCGCAAAAGCAAGTGAAAGTAATTATCACTACCGATCATGGTACTATTCGGGTAAAAACACCAAGTAAAATTATTGGTGATAAAAATACCAATACCAACTTACGCTACAAGCAAGGTAAAAACCTGAACTTTAATGCGAAAGAGGTATTTCATATCCGTAACCCGCATGATGCCATGTTGCCTAAGTTACACGTAAGTTCCAGCTTTGCCTTTGCTAAAGAAGACAGCTACTTTGTGTACCCCAACAACTATAACCATTTCGTAAACTTCTATAATGAAACCTTCCAGCATGGTGGTATATCATTAGAAGAAATGATTATACCGGTGGTTACTTACGGCGTAAAGTAA
- a CDS encoding outer membrane beta-barrel protein, with amino-acid sequence MKRFLLFSFTLICTVTCAFAQTPRSITGIVIDSTKQTLVGSTVKLSSEQSETANTIADANGRFTFQNVKGSNITLTVTSIGYQGIIKHYTLAADGKPANVGVIILKAESQQLNAVTIVGKANPIVIKEDTVQYNVASLNLRANATLEDALKKSAGIDVDPSTGAITAQGQSVTKVRINGKDYMGGDVTSLTRNLPADLAENMQIVDDYGDQANLTGIKTGEPTKVLNITIRKDKNYGYSLQTTVGGGSDLLPKSQSNNSQFLEPQKDQGRYQASLNLFKFKGDQQISILGNINNINQNTFNFGGGGGAGGNFGGGGGGGRGNGGRNGGGGGSSSTNANQNGITNARSLGGNFRDQWGKYVQVYGSYSFADNSTYTTSNTIQQNTGTGVNTTQHSVENDNTINHRFTFNAEIRPDTLNYLKITPNFSYAKTLTTSTEDVTQTSPIAARNLAYNVNSYANSSSPNANITALYNHRFKHFGRNFSLNLTAGTSKSDNTQNPIYLYTLGTPNNSTQYVPVTSRTNTASTSLSYIEPLSKVAFLEFNYAYNHSYTTSDKETNTFNDVAQAYFYNALYSNTYNFNFDTHRGGINFRVIKPKYNYTLGVGLQPAILSGHNSNATPIIINNQTVTPGDTRQTTVNFAPAARFVYNFSRSQNFTVFYNGNNNQPTFSQLQPVLDLSNASYALLGNPFLKPEFQNTISLRYNKFSFQTGDLIFTNLSFTQTSNKIVTDQIYVPTGGNLSTSSFYSNLTNKYLNTYRNVDGYYTGSGQVTYAKPWQNRRYTLYMRGTVSYTNNPSYIGRVDSVSLIETSQKNIAKNWQYTPDLRFRTDITDVIDAQVGVSYAINRTTNTISNFSNFRTLTLSANGKNYFWKNWTLSYDFYRYMYYGYQGEIKNPNILSGYVERRFLKNYAGTLRAGVFDIFNQNTGYTSTTSGTSITQSNVNRLGRYFLVSFTLRLQKFAGRSPFGGDRGERGGREGREGRGPGGFGVGPGGGPGGPSDY; translated from the coding sequence ATGAAGCGATTTTTACTATTCTCGTTTACCTTAATCTGCACAGTGACCTGTGCTTTTGCCCAAACTCCGCGTTCTATAACGGGTATTGTTATTGATTCTACCAAACAAACTTTGGTGGGCAGTACCGTAAAGCTTAGCTCCGAACAAAGTGAAACAGCCAATACTATAGCTGATGCTAATGGCCGCTTTACGTTCCAAAACGTTAAAGGCAGTAATATTACTTTAACAGTAACTTCTATCGGTTACCAGGGCATCATTAAGCATTACACGTTAGCAGCCGATGGTAAGCCTGCCAATGTGGGTGTGATTATTTTAAAAGCCGAATCTCAGCAATTAAATGCAGTAACTATTGTAGGTAAAGCTAACCCTATTGTAATTAAAGAAGATACTGTTCAATATAATGTAGCGTCATTAAACCTGCGTGCTAACGCTACGCTGGAGGATGCCTTGAAAAAATCAGCAGGTATAGATGTAGATCCTAGTACCGGCGCTATTACAGCACAGGGCCAATCTGTTACTAAAGTTCGTATTAATGGTAAAGATTATATGGGTGGAGACGTAACCTCATTAACCCGTAACCTGCCTGCCGATTTAGCCGAGAACATGCAGATTGTGGATGATTACGGTGATCAAGCCAACTTAACCGGCATTAAAACCGGTGAGCCAACCAAAGTATTGAACATCACTATTCGTAAGGATAAAAACTATGGCTACTCATTGCAAACCACAGTTGGTGGTGGTTCAGATTTGTTGCCCAAATCACAATCTAATAATTCTCAATTTTTAGAACCACAAAAAGATCAAGGTCGTTATCAGGCTTCACTTAACTTGTTCAAGTTTAAAGGTGACCAGCAAATATCAATTTTAGGCAATATCAACAACATTAACCAAAACACCTTTAACTTTGGTGGTGGAGGCGGCGCTGGCGGCAACTTTGGCGGCGGTGGCGGTGGTGGCCGTGGTAATGGTGGTCGTAACGGTGGTGGAGGCGGTAGCAGCAGCACTAATGCCAATCAAAATGGTATTACCAATGCCCGTTCACTTGGCGGCAATTTCCGCGACCAGTGGGGCAAGTATGTTCAGGTGTATGGCAGTTATAGTTTTGCCGATAACAGCACTTATACCACCAGCAACACCATTCAGCAAAATACAGGTACAGGGGTAAACACTACGCAGCATAGTGTAGAAAATGATAATACGATAAATCACCGTTTTACTTTCAATGCAGAAATCAGGCCCGATACTTTAAATTATTTAAAGATTACACCTAACTTTTCTTATGCTAAAACGCTGACTACCTCTACCGAAGATGTAACACAAACCTCACCAATAGCAGCGCGTAACCTGGCTTATAATGTAAATAGCTACGCTAATTCATCATCGCCTAACGCTAACATTACTGCGCTTTATAACCACAGGTTCAAGCATTTTGGCCGTAACTTTAGCTTAAATCTTACTGCCGGAACCAGCAAAAGCGACAACACACAAAATCCAATTTACCTGTACACTTTAGGAACACCTAACAACAGTACACAATATGTTCCAGTTACCAGCCGTACCAATACAGCAAGTACATCGCTTTCTTATATTGAGCCGTTAAGTAAGGTGGCATTTTTAGAGTTTAATTATGCCTACAATCACTCTTATACTACCAGTGATAAGGAAACAAATACATTTAATGATGTTGCTCAAGCTTACTTTTACAATGCTTTGTACAGCAACACTTACAACTTTAATTTTGATACCCACCGTGGCGGCATTAACTTTAGGGTGATTAAGCCTAAATACAACTATACTTTAGGTGTGGGTTTACAACCAGCTATTTTGAGCGGACACAACTCCAATGCTACTCCAATCATCATTAACAATCAAACGGTAACACCAGGCGATACCCGCCAAACTACGGTAAACTTTGCGCCAGCAGCACGCTTTGTATATAACTTTTCACGTAGTCAAAACTTTACGGTATTCTATAATGGTAACAACAATCAGCCTACGTTTAGCCAGTTACAACCGGTACTTGATTTATCCAATGCTTCTTATGCATTGCTTGGAAATCCTTTCTTAAAACCGGAGTTCCAGAATACAATCTCTTTACGTTACAATAAATTCAGCTTTCAAACCGGCGATTTGATCTTTACTAACCTTTCGTTTACTCAAACCAGTAATAAGATAGTAACCGACCAAATTTATGTACCTACTGGTGGTAATTTAAGTACCAGCAGTTTCTATAGCAATCTTACCAATAAGTACTTGAATACTTACCGCAACGTAGATGGCTATTATACCGGCAGTGGTCAGGTTACCTATGCTAAACCTTGGCAAAACCGCAGATATACGTTGTATATGCGAGGTACGGTATCTTACACCAACAATCCATCTTACATTGGTCGGGTTGATTCTGTATCACTTATCGAAACATCACAGAAAAACATTGCTAAAAACTGGCAGTACACACCAGATCTTCGCTTCCGCACGGATATAACTGATGTGATTGATGCGCAAGTTGGTGTTAGCTATGCTATAAACCGTACTACAAACACCATTTCCAATTTTTCAAACTTCAGAACATTAACGCTATCAGCTAACGGTAAAAACTACTTCTGGAAAAACTGGACTTTAAGCTATGATTTTTATCGTTACATGTATTATGGTTACCAAGGCGAAATCAAAAATCCAAATATCTTGAGTGGTTATGTTGAACGCCGTTTCCTAAAAAACTATGCAGGTACTTTACGCGCCGGTGTTTTCGATATATTTAACCAGAACACAGGTTATACCAGTACCACTAGCGGTACCTCTATTACACAAAGTAACGTAAACCGCTTAGGTCGTTACTTCCTGGTATCTTTCACGCTGCGCTTACAAAAATTTGCCGGTCGTTCACCATTTGGTGGTGATCGTGGTGAGAGAGGTGGTCGTGAAGGCCGCGAAGGTCGTGGTCCTGGTGGTTTTGGCGTCGGTCCAGGCGGCGGTCCTGGTGGCCCATCAGATTATTAA
- a CDS encoding HD domain-containing protein, with protein sequence MNKKKIINDPVYGFITIPTDLVFDLMEHPYFQRLRYIKQLGMTHLVYPGALHTRFHHALGAMHLMSLALQTLCDKGEKLTADEQQAAMIAILLHDIGHGPFSHALEKNIVKGIDHEDISTLLMNKLNERFGGFLDMAIEIFNDTYPKRFLHELVSSQLDMDRLDYLNRDSFYTGVSEGIISSERIIKMLRVVDDSIVVEEKGIYSIEKFLVARRLMYWQVYLHKTVTAGEQLLGKILDRARKLSLAGEQLFATPALNHFLVNTITKEAFIHEDHHIETFTCLDDTDILASVKVWIGHPDKVLAILCKNFIQRHLYHVDISNTKPDAARVEELRQRAMKKYNVSFEDAGYFVFTDTISNNAYKVNDANIKILMKDGSIRDITTASDNSNLEALAKTVEKYIFCYTKDLI encoded by the coding sequence TTGAACAAGAAAAAAATTATTAACGATCCGGTTTACGGTTTCATCACTATCCCTACCGATTTGGTGTTTGACTTGATGGAACACCCTTACTTTCAACGTCTCCGGTATATCAAACAGCTGGGCATGACGCATCTGGTGTATCCGGGCGCATTACATACCCGTTTTCATCATGCTTTAGGTGCCATGCACCTCATGAGCCTGGCCCTGCAAACTTTATGCGATAAAGGTGAAAAATTAACCGCCGACGAACAGCAGGCTGCCATGATTGCAATTTTATTGCATGATATTGGTCATGGCCCATTTTCGCACGCGCTTGAAAAAAATATAGTAAAAGGTATCGACCACGAAGATATATCAACCTTGCTCATGAACAAACTGAATGAGCGTTTTGGTGGCTTTCTGGATATGGCTATTGAAATTTTTAATGATACCTATCCGAAAAGGTTTTTACATGAACTGGTATCCAGCCAACTGGATATGGACCGTTTGGATTACCTGAACCGTGACAGTTTTTACACTGGCGTATCTGAAGGTATAATCAGTTCAGAACGTATTATTAAAATGCTGCGGGTGGTTGATGACAGTATTGTGGTAGAAGAAAAAGGCATTTACTCGATTGAAAAATTTCTGGTAGCCCGCAGGCTCATGTACTGGCAGGTATATCTGCACAAAACTGTTACCGCCGGCGAGCAGCTACTGGGTAAAATTTTAGATCGTGCTCGTAAACTGTCTTTGGCAGGTGAGCAGCTTTTTGCTACGCCCGCTCTAAACCATTTTTTGGTTAATACTATTACTAAAGAAGCTTTCATTCATGAAGATCATCATATTGAAACTTTTACCTGCCTGGATGATACCGATATATTAGCCTCAGTAAAGGTTTGGATTGGTCATCCGGATAAAGTACTAGCCATACTTTGTAAAAATTTTATACAGCGCCATTTATACCATGTTGACATCAGCAATACCAAACCTGATGCTGCCAGAGTAGAAGAACTGCGCCAACGGGCTATGAAAAAATACAATGTGAGTTTCGAAGATGCGGGTTACTTCGTATTTACTGATACTATAAGCAATAATGCTTATAAAGTAAACGACGCGAACATTAAAATACTCATGAAAGACGGCAGTATAAGAGACATTACTACAGCCAGTGACAACTCAAATTTGGAAGCGTTGGCCAAAACTGTAGAAAAATATATTTTTTGCTATACTAAAGACCTTATTTAA
- a CDS encoding alanine dehydrogenase — protein sequence MSSGLYSGFSDVAKQAMMQPQESMLEVRSKKNKLYIGIPREISFQENRIALTPLSVALLANNGHEVIMESNAGKAANFLDNHYSEQGAQIVYDIKKVYEADIIIKVAPPMLHEIELMKPGQILISTLQMTTLKPECLQAMISKRITALSFENLRDEGNVLSVVRAMSEIVGATSISIAAEYLSNVFGGKGLMLGGITGVPPTEIVILGAGTVGEYAARTAISLGAEVKVFDPSIYKLRRLQNNIGSRVFTSVIQPIVLEKAITTCDVVIGALRAEDGRSPCIITEETVSRMKPNSVIIDVSIDQGGCFETSEVTNHTHPVFRKYEVIHYCVPNIASRVARTATYALTNIFTPILLDIGEKGGINNVIWQKAGVRNAVYIYNGHLTNKHLAERFNIPCKDLDLLIVSHR from the coding sequence ATGAGCTCAGGGTTATATAGTGGATTTTCTGACGTGGCCAAGCAGGCTATGATGCAGCCGCAGGAGTCGATGCTGGAAGTAAGAAGTAAAAAGAACAAGTTATACATCGGCATCCCGCGCGAAATATCTTTTCAGGAAAACCGGATAGCACTTACGCCTCTTTCCGTAGCATTACTGGCTAACAACGGGCATGAGGTTATCATGGAAAGTAACGCTGGTAAAGCCGCTAATTTTTTAGATAACCATTACAGTGAGCAAGGTGCCCAAATTGTATATGATATCAAAAAGGTATATGAGGCCGATATTATCATTAAAGTAGCACCACCCATGCTACATGAGATAGAGTTGATGAAGCCTGGGCAGATACTCATTTCAACCCTACAAATGACTACACTGAAACCCGAATGCCTGCAGGCGATGATCAGTAAGCGTATTACGGCGCTTTCATTTGAAAACCTGCGCGATGAAGGTAATGTGTTGAGCGTAGTACGCGCCATGAGCGAAATTGTAGGTGCTACTTCTATATCTATTGCGGCCGAATATTTGAGCAATGTATTTGGTGGTAAAGGTTTAATGCTGGGCGGTATTACCGGCGTACCCCCTACCGAAATTGTAATATTAGGTGCAGGTACTGTGGGCGAATATGCAGCACGCACCGCTATATCATTAGGTGCCGAAGTTAAGGTGTTCGATCCCTCAATTTACAAGCTGCGCCGTTTGCAAAATAATATTGGCAGCCGAGTATTTACTTCAGTAATACAGCCTATTGTGCTGGAAAAAGCAATCACTACCTGCGATGTAGTGATTGGTGCCTTACGTGCCGAAGATGGCCGCAGCCCCTGTATAATTACTGAAGAAACGGTAAGCCGCATGAAACCCAATTCGGTAATTATTGATGTAAGTATCGATCAGGGCGGCTGTTTTGAAACCTCGGAAGTTACCAACCATACCCACCCGGTGTTTCGTAAGTATGAAGTAATTCATTACTGTGTGCCTAATATAGCCTCACGTGTGGCCCGTACAGCTACTTATGCCCTTACCAATATATTTACCCCAATACTATTGGATATCGGCGAAAAAGGCGGTATCAACAATGTAATATGGCAGAAAGCAGGCGTACGCAATGCCGTTTATATTTACAATGGTCATTTAACCAATAAGCATCTGGCCGAGCGCTTTAACATCCCGTGTAAAGATTTGGATTTGTTGATTGTTTCGCATAGGTAA
- the tsaE gene encoding tRNA (adenosine(37)-N6)-threonylcarbamoyltransferase complex ATPase subunit type 1 TsaE, whose protein sequence is MQTLINLTLSSPAELPGAAQTLLDFAGQQKIFLFYGDMGAGKTTFIKALCKQLGIEESVSSPTFSIVNEYAGTPVTVYHFDFYRLKNQNEAYDVGYEEYFYSGAYCLIEWPEKIPDLLPPHYIKIMIQVTAEQTRHFSFECI, encoded by the coding sequence ATGCAAACATTAATCAACCTCACGCTTTCTTCACCAGCCGAACTACCAGGCGCTGCCCAAACTTTGCTGGACTTTGCGGGCCAGCAAAAAATATTTTTGTTTTATGGCGATATGGGGGCTGGTAAAACCACATTTATTAAAGCGTTGTGTAAACAGCTGGGTATAGAGGAGTCGGTAAGTAGCCCGACATTTTCTATTGTAAATGAATATGCAGGTACACCGGTAACCGTTTATCATTTTGATTTTTACCGCCTTAAAAACCAGAATGAGGCTTATGATGTGGGGTACGAAGAATATTTTTATTCGGGTGCGTACTGTTTGATAGAGTGGCCTGAAAAAATACCGGATTTACTGCCGCCTCATTATATTAAAATAATGATACAGGTAACGGCAGAACAAACACGGCATTTTAGCTTTGAATGTATTTAA